A single genomic interval of Mucilaginibacter robiniae harbors:
- a CDS encoding site-specific integrase, translating to MINNVAILFYLKKRTNSQEEKIPVYVRITYDGQRTELATGQKIQPKFWNPSEERAKGKSDAVNKLNAELNAVELKINDTIRYLKDCGEELTIEKIKNRFQGKTEKPIMLVDVFKEHNRKVAALVNQEFAPATVTRYETTLKHTQDFMLWKYKINDIRVKQIDHRFISEFEFYLRSVRKCNNNSALKYIKNFGKIVRICLASGWITINPFLNYKIRIKKVDRPFLSREELETMAQKTFVSSRLEQVRDIFLFSCYTGLAYIDVQKLKRSEIVSGHDGEQWIFTSRQKTDTPSRIPLMPYALGVIEKYRDHPQCEMEGRLLPILTNQKMNAYLKEIADLCGIDKDLTFHIARHTFATTVTLLNGVPIESVSKMLGHTNIKTTQHYARILDLKVGEDMGALRKKLQTP from the coding sequence ATGATTAACAATGTGGCTATACTTTTTTATCTAAAAAAGAGAACGAATTCTCAAGAAGAAAAAATTCCGGTTTATGTTAGGATCACCTATGATGGACAGCGGACAGAACTGGCAACCGGTCAAAAAATTCAGCCAAAGTTCTGGAATCCAAGCGAAGAAAGAGCTAAAGGTAAATCCGATGCAGTCAATAAACTAAACGCCGAACTAAATGCAGTGGAGCTAAAGATCAATGACACCATCCGCTATTTGAAAGATTGTGGTGAGGAACTTACCATAGAAAAGATTAAAAACAGGTTCCAGGGAAAAACGGAAAAGCCCATCATGCTGGTTGACGTATTTAAAGAGCATAACCGCAAAGTGGCTGCCTTAGTAAACCAGGAATTCGCCCCTGCGACCGTTACCCGCTATGAAACGACCTTAAAGCACACGCAGGACTTCATGCTTTGGAAGTACAAGATCAATGATATACGCGTCAAGCAAATTGATCACCGCTTTATTAGCGAATTTGAATTTTACCTACGCTCCGTCAGAAAGTGCAATAACAATTCGGCTTTAAAGTACATCAAAAACTTTGGCAAGATCGTCCGCATTTGCCTGGCAAGTGGTTGGATAACGATTAATCCATTCCTCAATTATAAAATTAGAATAAAGAAAGTTGATCGCCCATTTCTTTCCAGAGAAGAATTAGAAACGATGGCTCAGAAAACTTTCGTCAGCAGCCGATTGGAACAAGTGAGGGACATCTTTCTGTTCAGCTGCTATACCGGGTTGGCTTATATCGACGTACAAAAGCTTAAACGCTCGGAGATTGTCTCAGGTCATGACGGTGAGCAATGGATCTTTACAAGTCGTCAAAAAACAGACACCCCATCGCGGATTCCACTCATGCCCTATGCGTTGGGTGTTATCGAAAAATATCGTGATCATCCGCAATGTGAAATGGAAGGAAGGCTGCTTCCTATTCTGACAAATCAGAAAATGAATGCTTACCTGAAAGAGATTGCTGATCTGTGCGGTATTGATAAGGATCTGACGTTTCACATTGCAAGACACACCTTTGCAACGACGGTTACGCTGCTGAATGGCGTACCAATAGAGAGCGTATCCAAAATGCTTGGACATACCAATATTAAGACCACACAGCATTATGCAAGAATTTTGGACTTAAAGGTTGGTGAAGATATGGGAGCTTTGAGAAAAAAGCTGCAAACCCCCTGA
- a CDS encoding DUF1573 domain-containing protein codes for MKKLIILCAAIIGFAFTASAQDNQKAEFKFNEEKHSFGKIAQGKPVTTEFEYTNVGAEPLILTNVQPTCGCTIADYTKSPVKHGDKGIIKITYSAAAMGPFSKVIVVTSNAKTPTKNLVIEGEVTASPAASSK; via the coding sequence ATGAAAAAGCTAATTATACTTTGTGCAGCTATTATAGGCTTTGCCTTTACTGCATCAGCTCAAGACAATCAGAAAGCGGAATTTAAATTTAACGAAGAAAAGCACAGCTTTGGTAAAATTGCGCAAGGCAAACCCGTTACTACCGAATTTGAGTACACCAACGTAGGTGCTGAGCCTTTAATTTTAACCAACGTACAACCCACCTGTGGCTGTACCATTGCCGATTACACCAAATCGCCGGTAAAGCATGGCGACAAAGGCATTATTAAAATTACTTACAGCGCTGCAGCTATGGGCCCATTCTCCAAAGTAATTGTAGTAACTTCTAATGCAAAAACCCCAACCAAAAACTTGGTAATTGAGGGTGAAGTAACAGCCTCGCCTGCGGCCAGCAGTAAATAA
- a CDS encoding SDR family oxidoreductase, whose product MENKETVLVTGGNGFLGMRIVLQLLQKGYQVKTTVRSLKNKDKLTAALTANGVTDLAQLSFIEAELTRDDNWAEAMKGCRYVLSVASPVFFNKPWQEDEAIRPAVEGILRILRFAQKEGVQRVVMTSNFGAVGFSQTDKNRETTEADWTNVQTKGLSVYERSKTLAEKAAWDFISTQGGKLEFATINAVGIWGPSLDAHVSGSFHLLQNLLDGSMKMAPNIPLNVVDVRDVADLHIRAMTNPAASGQRFIASADGQITLPQIAALLREKRPEVSQQVSAKTLPDWVIRLGSLFSSRAQEGLMFIKMNRNVSNQKAKTILKWKPIATQEDTLLAAVDSIVKYKLLYKNR is encoded by the coding sequence ATGGAAAACAAAGAAACGGTATTAGTCACAGGTGGGAACGGCTTTTTAGGAATGCGGATCGTTTTGCAGCTTTTACAAAAGGGATATCAGGTCAAAACAACCGTCCGCAGTTTAAAAAACAAAGACAAATTAACAGCAGCATTAACCGCAAATGGCGTCACCGATCTCGCTCAGCTTTCGTTCATCGAAGCCGAATTGACCAGGGATGATAACTGGGCAGAAGCCATGAAAGGCTGCAGGTATGTGCTCAGCGTCGCGTCGCCGGTATTCTTTAACAAGCCCTGGCAGGAAGATGAGGCTATTCGCCCTGCTGTCGAAGGCATCCTGCGTATTTTGAGATTTGCACAAAAAGAAGGCGTACAACGCGTGGTCATGACCTCTAATTTCGGGGCGGTCGGATTCTCCCAAACCGATAAAAACAGGGAAACCACCGAAGCGGACTGGACAAATGTCCAAACCAAGGGGTTGTCGGTTTATGAAAGATCCAAAACACTTGCGGAAAAAGCAGCATGGGATTTTATAAGCACCCAAGGCGGAAAACTGGAGTTTGCAACCATCAACGCAGTTGGCATCTGGGGACCATCACTGGATGCGCATGTTTCCGGAAGCTTTCATCTGCTGCAAAACCTATTAGATGGCTCTATGAAAATGGCACCCAATATTCCGCTCAACGTCGTGGACGTCAGAGATGTTGCCGATCTGCATATCCGCGCAATGACAAACCCAGCCGCCAGTGGACAACGGTTTATCGCTTCGGCGGACGGACAGATCACCTTACCGCAAATAGCTGCCTTGTTGCGGGAGAAAAGACCGGAAGTTTCACAACAGGTTTCCGCCAAAACATTGCCGGATTGGGTCATTCGATTAGGTTCATTATTCAGTTCCCGTGCACAAGAAGGTCTGATGTTCATCAAGATGAACCGCAATGTAAGTAACCAGAAAGCAAAGACCATATTGAAATGGAAGCCCATCGCCACACAAGAGGATACGCTACTGGCGGCAGTGGATAGTATAGTAAAATACAAACTCTTGTATAAAAATAGATAA
- a CDS encoding pyridoxal phosphate-dependent aminotransferase, with translation MPKISHKGQHMPASPIRKLSPFAEKAKLEGKKVYHLNIGQPDIETPEGMLNAVKNIDFKVWAYTASEGTLPYRKKLTEYYNKLNYNISPENIIVTTGGSEAITIAMSACLDPGDEVIIPEPFYANYNGFACQSDVVVKPILSYIENGFALPPISEFEKLITDKTKAIIICNPNNPTGYLYSAEEMQALKELVLKHDLYLFSDEAYREFCYDGRTFTSPMHLSGLDDNVIVMDTVSKRYSACGARLGCLITKNTEVLKAALKFAQARLSPGMVEQIAGEAAVDTPDAYFEIVNKEYTHRRDVLVNALNQMEGVYCPNPGGAFYVVAQLPIDNADKFCQWMLESFSYENQTVMMAPATGFYSTAGAGLNEVRMAYVLNTNDLQAAMTCLEQALKIYPGRVINGQPIIAGVQN, from the coding sequence ATGCCAAAAATCTCGCACAAAGGGCAACATATGCCTGCCTCTCCTATACGCAAACTGAGCCCATTTGCTGAAAAAGCAAAACTGGAGGGTAAAAAAGTTTATCACTTAAATATTGGTCAGCCGGATATTGAAACCCCAGAAGGCATGTTAAATGCTGTTAAAAACATTGATTTTAAAGTATGGGCCTACACGGCTTCGGAAGGTACCTTACCCTACCGGAAAAAGTTAACCGAATATTACAACAAACTAAACTACAACATTAGCCCTGAAAATATTATTGTAACCACAGGCGGATCGGAAGCGATTACCATTGCCATGTCGGCCTGCCTTGATCCGGGTGATGAAGTAATCATTCCGGAACCTTTCTACGCCAACTACAATGGTTTTGCTTGCCAAAGCGATGTAGTAGTAAAACCTATTTTATCGTACATAGAAAATGGTTTTGCGCTGCCTCCTATCAGCGAGTTTGAAAAACTGATTACGGATAAAACAAAAGCTATTATTATTTGCAACCCTAATAACCCTACCGGTTATCTGTACTCGGCAGAAGAAATGCAAGCGTTAAAGGAACTGGTATTAAAACACGACTTGTACTTGTTTTCTGATGAAGCTTACCGTGAATTTTGCTATGATGGACGCACCTTTACATCGCCCATGCACCTAAGCGGGTTAGACGATAACGTGATTGTGATGGATACAGTAAGCAAACGCTATAGTGCTTGCGGTGCACGTTTAGGTTGTTTAATCACAAAAAACACAGAAGTATTAAAAGCTGCCCTAAAATTTGCACAAGCGCGCTTAAGTCCGGGCATGGTGGAACAAATTGCCGGTGAAGCTGCTGTAGATACACCGGATGCTTACTTCGAAATTGTAAATAAAGAATATACGCATCGCCGCGATGTACTGGTAAATGCCTTAAACCAAATGGAAGGTGTATATTGTCCTAATCCGGGTGGTGCATTTTACGTAGTGGCTCAGTTACCTATCGACAATGCTGATAAGTTTTGCCAATGGATGCTGGAAAGCTTTAGCTATGAAAACCAAACCGTTATGATGGCACCTGCAACTGGCTTTTATAGTACCGCAGGGGCTGGTTTAAACGAAGTTAGAATGGCTTATGTATTAAACACTAACGACTTACAAGCTGCCATGACTTGCCTGGAACAAGCCTTAAAAATATATCCAGGACGGGTAATCAATGGCCAGCCTATAATAGCTGGTGTGCAGAACTAA
- a CDS encoding ORF6N domain-containing protein has translation MKELNTSDQSIVEKIYLIRGIKVMLDKDLAEMYGTIPKRLRQQVKRNTERFPEHFMFQLSDKEVDSLVSQNVIPSRQSLGGSLPYAFSEHGILMLANVIKSQQAITMSIKIIEVFVKFREMLSSQKDLLLKFEQLERLIVQHDDDINSIFAALKQLIQQKDEPREPIGFKLKTLK, from the coding sequence ATGAAAGAGCTAAATACAAGCGACCAAAGCATAGTTGAAAAGATATATCTGATAAGAGGAATAAAAGTCATGCTAGACAAAGATTTAGCAGAAATGTATGGAACGATCCCAAAACGCTTACGGCAACAGGTCAAACGTAACACTGAGCGTTTTCCCGAACATTTTATGTTTCAACTTTCCGATAAAGAAGTAGATTCATTGGTATCACAAAATGTGATACCTTCACGACAATCACTAGGCGGCTCTTTGCCTTATGCGTTTAGTGAACACGGCATCTTAATGCTTGCCAACGTAATTAAAAGCCAGCAGGCTATAACAATGAGTATTAAAATCATTGAGGTGTTCGTCAAATTCAGAGAGATGCTAAGCTCTCAAAAAGATCTACTGCTTAAATTCGAACAGCTCGAAAGATTAATCGTTCAACATGATGATGACATCAACTCCATCTTCGCGGCATTAAAACAACTAATACAGCAAAAAGATGAACCACGGGAACCGATTGGTTTTAAATTGAAGACGTTAAAATAA
- a CDS encoding 4-hydroxybenzoate 3-monooxygenase, translated as MKRSLSGSKSKEMIMDSENSGSKETTSVVIIGGGVTGLALATFLKKENVDCVVLERRDRPYIEMRQRAGVVDARAVRMFEQWGLADKLLAGPLAQTIEYRLNGMPRVFKASIDDGISSRFCTQQMLVNNLLHELFDEMSGDVRFNITEINIENGTGDRPRIIYKDDKGVHELICDHIAGCDADRGISRASIPQDALTAYSYDFGYAWLAALVEAPVTGHPIMAISDHGFVGQLPRGPQRSRYYLQCTLDDGPEDWPEERIWEEIRLRSGDDTIRNVQVHNIEFVPFRSVVYAPMQYRNLYLAGDAAHLVPPVSAKGMNLGLFDVDVLGRALLLAVKNGDRTGLDNYSDTVLPHVWNYQDFAVWMADTMHDAGNPALHGNFRQMTARARLNNLFESPTAAQLHTEYQRGTN; from the coding sequence ATGAAGCGATCTTTGTCAGGAAGTAAATCAAAAGAAATGATAATGGATAGTGAAAATAGCGGATCAAAGGAGACGACCTCGGTAGTGATCATCGGCGGCGGGGTAACGGGCTTGGCACTGGCCACCTTTCTAAAAAAAGAGAATGTTGATTGTGTGGTACTGGAAAGACGCGACAGGCCATATATAGAAATGCGGCAGCGGGCCGGTGTGGTTGACGCGCGTGCGGTGAGGATGTTCGAACAGTGGGGACTGGCGGACAAGTTACTGGCCGGGCCGCTGGCTCAAACCATCGAATACCGTCTGAACGGTATGCCGCGTGTTTTTAAAGCAAGCATTGATGACGGGATCTCCAGCCGTTTTTGCACGCAGCAAATGCTCGTCAATAACCTGCTGCACGAACTGTTCGATGAGATGAGCGGTGACGTCCGCTTCAATATTACAGAGATCAATATTGAAAACGGAACAGGTGACCGGCCGCGAATTATATACAAGGATGACAAAGGCGTCCATGAGCTGATCTGTGATCACATCGCAGGATGTGATGCTGATCGCGGGATCAGCAGGGCATCGATACCACAGGATGCGTTGACTGCCTATAGCTACGATTTTGGCTATGCCTGGTTGGCGGCACTTGTGGAAGCGCCGGTCACCGGGCATCCGATCATGGCTATAAGTGACCACGGCTTTGTCGGGCAGCTGCCGCGGGGGCCGCAGCGCAGCCGGTATTACCTGCAATGCACGCTTGATGATGGCCCAGAGGACTGGCCGGAAGAAAGAATATGGGAAGAGATCAGGCTGCGTTCGGGTGATGATACGATCCGGAACGTTCAGGTTCACAATATTGAATTTGTGCCGTTCAGATCGGTGGTCTACGCACCGATGCAATACCGGAATTTGTATCTCGCGGGCGATGCCGCGCACCTCGTACCGCCGGTGAGCGCCAAAGGTATGAACCTTGGCCTTTTCGACGTCGATGTGCTTGGCCGGGCGTTATTGCTGGCTGTAAAGAACGGCGATAGAACCGGCTTAGATAATTACTCTGATACCGTGTTGCCGCATGTCTGGAACTATCAGGATTTTGCAGTTTGGATGGCTGACACCATGCATGACGCAGGAAATCCGGCATTGCATGGGAATTTCCGGCAAATGACGGCGCGGGCGCGTTTGAATAATTTGTTCGAGTCACCGACAGCCGCACAGTTACATACCGAGTATCAGCGCGGTACGAACTGA
- a CDS encoding alpha-ketoacid dehydrogenase subunit alpha/beta: MPESIDPAGSGFVTPELSFEDFKKIVINDYRIGYESRQASLLGRREVLTGKAKFGIFGDGKEVAQLAMAKAFKPGDWRAGYYRDQTFMFATGMSTLKQFFAQLYAHTDIEKDPASGGRQMNCHYATRFANPDGSWGNQAETMNCSADISTTSGPIPRLLGLAYASKLYRQNKELNYLNQFSVNGNEVAFGTIGNGSTSEGLFLESFNAAGVLQVPMAISVWDDAYAISVPAKLQTTKEDISEALKGFQRENGSNGFEIFKVRGWDYVALCETYAYAINLCRAEHVPVLIHVTEMTQPQGHSTSGSHERYKPAERLRWEAEYDCLVQMRRWMINTAIITEAELDALEDAAKKRVRESQREAWNEFSAEIKYELDEAAALIEQLGQQLESNQLNHIAHSLRACVDPGRRDVIGSVRKALRLTTKADLAKRQPLLNWLKTQDAANEERFNSHLFTDTPLSPLKVPTVSAQYSAGAKLLDGREILNACFDANFERDKSIVAFGEDVGAIGDVNQGFAGLQAKYSDLRIVDTGIRESSIIGQGMGLAMRGLRPIAEIQYLDYWIYAIAVLSDDIASLSYRTKGGQKAPLIVRTRGHRLEGIWHSGSPMAALLSTLRGFHICVPRNMTQAAGMYNTLLRGDEPAMVIESLNGYRLKERLPANIGEFTVPLGKAEVLLQGNDITVISYGSTLRIVQEAADDLKEMGINIEIIDPQTLYPFDLDNACVNSLQKTSKLLVVDEDVPGGASAYILQKVLEEQHGYNYLDAAPRTLTAKEHRPPYGSDGDYFSKPSVDDIIEAAYAIMHDSNPNKYPAMF, encoded by the coding sequence ATGCCCGAAAGCATTGATCCGGCCGGCAGCGGTTTTGTAACCCCTGAGTTGAGCTTTGAGGATTTTAAAAAGATTGTGATTAATGATTACCGCATAGGTTACGAAAGCCGGCAGGCTAGCTTGCTCGGTCGGCGTGAAGTGCTTACCGGTAAAGCAAAATTCGGCATTTTTGGCGATGGTAAGGAAGTGGCCCAGCTAGCTATGGCTAAAGCTTTTAAACCTGGCGATTGGCGTGCTGGTTATTACCGCGATCAAACTTTTATGTTTGCTACAGGTATGAGCACACTGAAGCAGTTTTTTGCCCAGTTGTATGCACATACGGATATAGAGAAAGACCCTGCTTCGGGGGGGCGGCAAATGAACTGTCATTACGCTACTCGTTTTGCCAACCCTGATGGGAGTTGGGGTAATCAGGCCGAAACCATGAACTGCTCGGCAGATATATCTACCACCAGCGGACCTATACCACGTTTGCTAGGATTGGCTTATGCCTCTAAGCTATACCGTCAAAATAAGGAGCTGAATTATTTAAACCAGTTTTCTGTAAATGGTAACGAGGTGGCATTTGGTACTATAGGCAATGGTTCTACATCAGAGGGACTATTTCTGGAAAGCTTTAATGCGGCAGGTGTATTGCAGGTACCTATGGCTATTTCAGTTTGGGACGATGCTTATGCCATTTCTGTACCAGCCAAATTGCAAACAACCAAAGAGGATATATCAGAAGCGCTGAAAGGTTTTCAGCGGGAAAACGGTAGCAATGGTTTCGAAATATTCAAGGTGCGCGGTTGGGATTATGTTGCCCTGTGTGAAACTTATGCTTATGCTATCAACTTGTGCCGTGCTGAACACGTACCTGTTCTGATACATGTTACTGAAATGACCCAGCCTCAGGGGCATTCTACCTCAGGTTCGCACGAGCGTTACAAGCCGGCTGAGCGTTTACGCTGGGAAGCTGAATATGATTGCTTAGTACAAATGCGCCGCTGGATGATTAACACCGCTATCATCACTGAAGCAGAACTGGATGCTTTAGAAGATGCTGCCAAAAAGCGGGTACGTGAAAGTCAGCGTGAAGCCTGGAACGAATTTTCGGCCGAAATAAAATATGAGTTGGATGAAGCTGCTGCATTGATAGAGCAATTAGGGCAACAATTAGAAAGTAATCAGCTGAATCATATTGCTCATAGTTTACGGGCTTGCGTTGATCCGGGCCGGCGGGATGTAATAGGCTCGGTACGTAAAGCTTTACGACTTACTACCAAAGCTGATCTTGCTAAGCGCCAGCCCTTGTTAAATTGGTTGAAGACGCAAGATGCTGCCAATGAAGAACGTTTCAATTCTCATCTATTTACAGACACCCCGTTATCGCCGTTAAAAGTACCGACAGTTTCTGCGCAATATAGTGCCGGTGCCAAACTGCTGGATGGACGTGAAATATTAAACGCCTGCTTTGACGCTAACTTTGAACGCGATAAAAGCATTGTAGCCTTTGGCGAAGATGTAGGTGCCATAGGCGACGTAAACCAGGGCTTTGCAGGTTTGCAGGCTAAATACAGCGATTTACGTATTGTAGATACGGGTATCCGTGAATCAAGCATTATAGGGCAGGGGATGGGATTGGCTATGCGCGGTTTGCGACCTATTGCTGAAATCCAATATTTGGATTACTGGATTTATGCCATAGCTGTTTTAAGTGATGATATTGCCAGCTTAAGCTATCGTACCAAAGGTGGGCAGAAAGCACCGCTAATTGTACGTACCCGAGGCCATAGGCTGGAAGGTATCTGGCATTCTGGGTCACCCATGGCTGCTTTGTTGAGTACGTTGCGTGGTTTTCACATCTGCGTACCGCGTAACATGACGCAAGCCGCCGGTATGTATAATACCTTGTTACGTGGTGATGAACCGGCAATGGTAATTGAAAGTTTGAACGGTTACCGACTAAAAGAGCGTTTACCAGCTAATATCGGCGAGTTTACGGTACCATTAGGCAAAGCCGAAGTGTTGCTGCAAGGGAATGATATTACGGTAATATCTTATGGCTCAACGTTGCGCATTGTACAGGAAGCTGCGGATGATTTGAAAGAGATGGGGATCAATATTGAAATTATTGACCCGCAAACTTTGTATCCGTTTGATTTGGATAATGCCTGTGTAAACTCCCTGCAAAAAACCAGCAAGCTATTGGTGGTTGATGAAGATGTACCAGGTGGTGCTTCCGCCTATATACTGCAAAAAGTTTTGGAAGAGCAACACGGTTATAATTATCTGGATGCTGCCCCAAGAACATTAACGGCTAAAGAACATCGTCCGCCTTATGGTTCAGATGGCGATTACTTCAGCAAACCTTCTGTTGATGATATTATTGAGGCTGCGTATGCGATTATGCACGACAGTAATCCCAATAAATATCCAGCAATGTTTTAA
- a CDS encoding helix-turn-helix domain-containing protein produces MRAIANDVKTNVLKEQFIPDHLFLYIIQGEVSFFDGNKSYTYRAGECCIARKNHLVKFILNSQTSEFEPIMFCFDEEFLRQFQQKHQSKPLKMATDRAIIKLDQADLIDSFIRSIKPYYKGAMELDEAFEDLKYEELLIILLKTKPELSGVFFDFGIPQKINLEAYMNRNFRFNVSLGQFAYLTGRSLSAFKRDFKAVFGETPSRWLVKKRLQEAYVLLEKERRRPSDIYLDLGFESLSHFSIAFKKAFGVVPSSLQTN; encoded by the coding sequence ATGAGAGCCATAGCGAATGATGTAAAGACCAATGTTTTAAAGGAGCAGTTTATCCCGGACCATCTTTTCCTGTACATCATTCAGGGAGAGGTCAGCTTTTTTGATGGAAATAAAAGCTATACTTACCGTGCCGGTGAATGCTGTATCGCGCGGAAAAATCATCTGGTGAAATTCATCCTGAATAGCCAGACCAGCGAATTTGAACCGATCATGTTTTGTTTTGATGAAGAATTTCTGCGGCAATTTCAGCAAAAGCACCAAAGCAAACCGTTAAAAATGGCGACAGACCGCGCGATCATCAAGCTTGACCAGGCAGACCTCATAGACAGTTTTATCCGGTCAATAAAACCTTATTACAAGGGCGCTATGGAACTGGACGAAGCATTTGAAGATCTTAAATACGAAGAGCTGCTGATCATTCTGCTGAAGACCAAACCTGAACTTTCCGGCGTATTCTTTGACTTTGGCATACCACAAAAGATCAATTTGGAAGCCTATATGAACCGGAACTTTAGGTTCAATGTAAGCCTCGGACAATTTGCTTACCTCACCGGGCGCAGCCTGTCAGCATTCAAGCGGGATTTTAAGGCGGTATTTGGTGAAACACCGAGCCGATGGTTAGTCAAGAAGCGCTTGCAGGAAGCTTATGTCCTGCTGGAGAAAGAAAGACGGAGACCATCTGACATTTACCTAGATCTGGGTTTTGAATCGCTATCCCATTTTTCCATTGCTTTTAAAAAAGCATTCGGCGTGGTACCCTCATCGCTTCAAACAAATTAA